A region of Liolophura sinensis isolate JHLJ2023 chromosome 8, CUHK_Ljap_v2, whole genome shotgun sequence DNA encodes the following proteins:
- the LOC135473489 gene encoding lipoxygenase homology domain-containing protein 1-like, which yields MGAICTTLRPDAVIFVRTGDRAMAGTDANIKVILHDDSGKQSKEIMLDNYFKNDFETGSLCKFKIRLGHDEALLGPAKMIEFWRDTSGLCSGWYVDYISVKQRGLDTPPRDFPVFRWVKPGYRYKIELYDTALPQDDKHKNQRQGEIQDKQKLYQLSLKAPGMPAQHDPEQQQRRNLLLKKLNYTNFDKQLPVSHARYS from the exons ATGGGGGCAATCTGCACAACACTCCGGCCCGATGCTGTGATTTTCGTCCGGACTGGCGACAGGGCCATGGCTGGGACGGACGCCAATATCAAAGTCATACTTCACGACGATTCCGGAAAGCAGTCTAAGGAAATCATGCTGGACAACTACTTCAAGAACGATTTCGAAACAGGCTCTCTgtgcaagtttaaaatccgccTAGGCCATGACGAAGCTCTGCTTGGACCCGCAAAGATGATAGAGTTCTGGCGAGACACCAGCGGGCTTTGCTCAGGGTGGTATGTCGACTACATCAGTGTGAAACAGCGCGGACTGGATACACCACCACGTGACTTCCCCGTGTTCCGATGGGTAAAGCCCGGTTACCGATACAAGATCGAACTCTACGACACAGCATTACCACAGGACGACAAACACAAAAATCAGCGACAGGGAGAAATACAAGACAAGCAAAAATTGTATCAACTTTCTCTCAAGGCTCCCGGGATGCCTGCTCAG CATGatcctgaacaacaacaacgacgaaATTTGCTCTTGAAAAAGTTAAACTATACCAACTTCGACAAGCAGCTCCCGGTCTCCCATGCCAGGTACTCGTAg